In a genomic window of Halobiforma lacisalsi AJ5:
- the paaK gene encoding phenylacetate--CoA ligase PaaK, whose amino-acid sequence MSEIIHRWGREELRELQSRRLRETVERAYEHVPLYRNRLEEAGVSPADVESVDDLEKLPFTTKADFRDEYPDGLFAVDDDEIRRIHASSGTTGKPKIVAYTEHDLELWREVMARSMAAAGVEAGDTVQNAYGYGLFTGGLGFHGGAEELGATVVPSGSGNTQRQVELARDLGSDAIGCTPSYALYFAETAEEMGVDPRELPLSTVLYGAEPCTEPMREEIEERLGATGIENYGLSELIGPGVAAECREAQDGMHIHEDHFYPEVIDPATGEPLPEGEEGELVLTSLSKEALPVLRYRTGDLTTLTDEECECGRTTVRMDGVTGRADDLIIVRGVNLYPSQIEDVVLEFDDVAPHYRIDLYREDTLDRLELTVELTEDFEGDRGALREAMAERFQNALSFSPDVLELADYGTIERTEVGKVKRVYDHR is encoded by the coding sequence ATGTCGGAGATCATTCACCGCTGGGGGCGCGAGGAGCTACGCGAGCTACAGTCCAGACGACTCCGGGAAACGGTCGAACGGGCCTACGAGCACGTTCCGCTCTACCGGAACCGCCTCGAGGAAGCCGGCGTCTCGCCGGCCGACGTCGAGAGCGTCGACGACCTCGAGAAGCTCCCCTTCACCACGAAAGCGGACTTCCGCGACGAGTATCCCGACGGCCTCTTCGCCGTCGACGACGACGAGATCCGGCGCATCCACGCCTCCTCGGGCACCACCGGCAAGCCAAAGATCGTCGCCTACACCGAGCACGACCTCGAGCTGTGGCGCGAGGTGATGGCCCGCTCGATGGCGGCCGCGGGGGTCGAGGCCGGCGATACGGTCCAGAACGCCTACGGCTACGGCCTCTTTACGGGCGGGCTCGGCTTCCACGGCGGCGCGGAGGAACTCGGCGCGACCGTCGTTCCGTCCGGCAGCGGCAACACGCAGCGACAGGTCGAACTCGCGCGCGACCTCGGGAGCGACGCGATCGGCTGTACCCCCTCCTACGCGCTGTACTTCGCCGAGACGGCCGAGGAGATGGGAGTCGATCCCCGCGAACTCCCGCTGTCGACCGTGCTGTACGGCGCGGAGCCCTGCACCGAACCGATGCGCGAGGAGATCGAGGAACGCCTGGGTGCGACGGGAATCGAGAACTACGGCCTCTCCGAACTGATCGGCCCGGGCGTCGCCGCCGAGTGCCGCGAAGCACAGGACGGGATGCACATCCACGAGGACCACTTCTACCCCGAGGTGATCGACCCGGCGACGGGCGAACCGCTGCCCGAGGGCGAGGAGGGCGAACTCGTCCTCACGTCGCTCTCGAAGGAGGCGCTTCCCGTCCTTCGGTACCGCACCGGCGATCTCACGACGCTCACCGACGAGGAGTGCGAGTGCGGCCGGACGACGGTCCGCATGGACGGCGTTACCGGGCGGGCGGACGACCTCATTATCGTCCGCGGGGTCAACCTCTACCCCAGTCAGATCGAGGACGTCGTCCTCGAGTTCGACGACGTCGCGCCTCACTACCGAATCGACCTCTACCGCGAGGACACCCTCGACCGCCTCGAACTGACCGTCGAACTCACCGAGGACTTCGAGGGGGATCGGGGAGCGCTCCGCGAGGCGATGGCCGAGCGGTTCCAGAACGCGCTGTCGTTCAGTCCCGACGTCCTCGAATTGGCCGACTACGGGACGATCGAACGCACGGAAGTGGGGAAGGTCAAGCGGGTGTACGACCACCGGTGA
- a CDS encoding NAD-dependent epimerase/dehydratase family protein: MTNETDDATVLVTGGTGFIGSYVVQDLLEHGHDVVAYDLSTDTEILENLGVADDVEVRRGDVSEATDVIRAVRETGATHIVHLAALLTTTARENPRSAADVNIMGTNNVFEAARILDDQVERVAWASSAAAYAPPENYDAEWVDEDELVYPDTLYGATKEYNEHQARVYREDYGLDHVALRPTVAYGPYRETGGSAFLANIVEKPALGESYSVEYGDQYVDWQHVEDIAQAFRKAAFTPEEALSQRVYNVRGVLATIREAAETVESILPDAEIDVSDDGELPWTQNLDMTAAQADLGYEPEYDLESGFRKYINVLREEAGLEPV, encoded by the coding sequence ATGACGAACGAGACAGACGACGCGACAGTACTAGTGACCGGCGGCACCGGCTTCATCGGTTCCTACGTGGTACAGGACCTGCTCGAGCACGGCCACGACGTCGTGGCCTACGACCTCTCGACGGACACCGAGATCCTCGAGAACCTCGGCGTCGCGGACGATGTCGAGGTGCGGCGGGGCGACGTCTCCGAGGCGACCGACGTGATCCGTGCGGTGCGGGAGACGGGCGCGACCCACATCGTCCACCTCGCCGCGCTGCTGACGACGACGGCCCGGGAGAACCCCCGGAGCGCGGCGGACGTGAACATCATGGGGACGAACAACGTCTTCGAGGCGGCCCGGATCCTCGACGACCAGGTCGAACGGGTCGCCTGGGCCTCCTCGGCGGCGGCCTACGCGCCGCCGGAGAACTACGACGCCGAGTGGGTCGACGAGGACGAACTCGTCTATCCCGACACGCTCTACGGGGCGACCAAGGAGTACAACGAACACCAGGCGCGGGTCTACCGGGAGGACTACGGCCTGGACCACGTCGCCCTGCGCCCGACCGTGGCCTACGGCCCCTATCGGGAGACCGGCGGCTCCGCGTTCCTGGCGAACATCGTCGAGAAGCCCGCGCTCGGCGAGTCCTACAGCGTCGAGTACGGCGACCAGTACGTCGACTGGCAACACGTCGAGGACATCGCCCAGGCGTTCCGCAAGGCGGCGTTCACGCCCGAGGAGGCCCTCTCCCAGCGGGTCTACAATGTCCGGGGCGTCCTCGCGACGATCCGCGAGGCCGCAGAGACCGTCGAGTCGATCCTCCCCGACGCAGAGATCGACGTCTCCGACGACGGTGAACTCCCCTGGACGCAGAACCTGGACATGACCGCCGCACAGGCGGACCTGGGCTACGAGCCCGAGTACGACCTCGAGTCCGGCTTCCGGAAGTACATCAACGTCCTCCGGGAGGAAGCGGGGCTCGAGCCCGTGTAA
- a CDS encoding thiamine pyrophosphate-binding protein, with the protein MTTTAHELVATLEELDVEYVFGYPGGRAIELFEHLPDSDVTVVRPRDEREASVMAEAYGRLTGRPAVLTGQGPWIGSLGAIGQMEARLASSPMVVLTEASERGEYSTLAPYQQSRGDYGGLGLPDILEGITKEWWFPRTPVETLRSAQLAFKHAVAGRPGPTAVILDGNAITDEVPDDPTPPAWDAREQARTWDAAPTDDDVAAAVDALEAADRPVVIAGNGVHAAKAYDELAAVADAYDCAVVTSYLGKSTYPETEDRAAGVIGSFGHEGANRVVSEADTLLVVGCRLNPMDTNWQAPEFVRPDEQTIVHADVDARNAGWVYPADVGLIGDAAESLAALAEAGSGENGWALERAAEAREWFTAPECRDDSSPIKPQRAAKEIERVVDEGTIVTADSGNNRFWLLYYLQTPAVRTYFGSGGVGGMGWAQPAAVSAALTTDKDVISVAGDGGFSMTMNSVETAVEYDVAPTFVVLNDTSLGMVRQMQDDGEIAGVEFHDTDFVQVAEAFGAVGRRVTDPDDLADALEDGKAADTPHVVDVRIDREEEMADQLASSFYESVGGLHE; encoded by the coding sequence ATGACGACCACGGCCCACGAACTCGTCGCGACCCTCGAGGAGTTGGACGTCGAGTACGTCTTCGGCTACCCGGGCGGCCGCGCGATCGAGTTGTTCGAGCACCTCCCCGACTCCGACGTGACGGTCGTTCGGCCGCGCGACGAGCGCGAGGCGAGCGTCATGGCCGAGGCGTACGGCCGGCTCACCGGTCGACCGGCCGTCCTCACCGGCCAGGGTCCCTGGATCGGCAGCCTCGGCGCGATCGGCCAGATGGAAGCCCGGCTGGCGTCCTCGCCGATGGTCGTGCTCACCGAGGCCTCCGAACGCGGCGAGTACTCGACGCTCGCCCCCTACCAGCAGTCCCGCGGGGATTACGGCGGGCTCGGGCTGCCCGACATCCTCGAGGGGATTACCAAGGAGTGGTGGTTCCCGCGGACGCCCGTCGAGACGCTGCGGTCGGCGCAACTGGCGTTCAAACACGCCGTCGCCGGCCGACCGGGCCCTACCGCCGTGATCCTGGACGGGAACGCGATCACCGACGAGGTGCCCGACGATCCGACGCCACCGGCCTGGGACGCCCGCGAACAGGCGCGCACCTGGGACGCCGCGCCGACCGACGACGACGTGGCAGCGGCCGTCGACGCCCTCGAGGCCGCCGACCGCCCGGTCGTGATCGCGGGGAACGGCGTCCACGCTGCAAAGGCCTACGACGAACTCGCGGCCGTCGCCGACGCCTACGACTGCGCGGTGGTCACCTCCTACCTCGGGAAGTCGACCTACCCCGAGACCGAAGACCGCGCGGCGGGGGTCATCGGCTCGTTCGGCCACGAGGGGGCGAACCGGGTCGTCAGCGAAGCCGACACGCTGCTGGTCGTCGGCTGCCGGCTGAACCCGATGGACACCAACTGGCAGGCTCCCGAGTTCGTCCGACCGGACGAGCAGACGATCGTCCACGCCGACGTGGACGCCCGGAACGCGGGCTGGGTCTACCCCGCCGACGTGGGCCTCATCGGCGACGCGGCGGAGAGCCTCGCCGCGCTCGCGGAGGCTGGCAGTGGCGAAAACGGGTGGGCGCTCGAGCGTGCGGCCGAAGCCCGGGAGTGGTTCACGGCACCCGAGTGCCGGGACGACTCGAGCCCGATCAAACCCCAGCGCGCCGCCAAAGAGATCGAGCGAGTCGTCGACGAGGGGACGATCGTCACCGCCGACTCGGGGAACAACCGGTTCTGGCTGCTGTACTACCTGCAGACGCCCGCGGTCCGCACGTACTTCGGCAGCGGCGGTGTCGGCGGGATGGGCTGGGCCCAGCCGGCCGCGGTCTCGGCGGCGCTGACGACCGACAAGGACGTGATCTCGGTCGCCGGCGACGGCGGCTTTTCGATGACGATGAACAGCGTCGAGACGGCCGTCGAGTACGACGTCGCGCCGACGTTCGTCGTCCTGAACGACACCAGCCTCGGGATGGTCCGGCAGATGCAGGACGACGGGGAGATCGCCGGCGTCGAGTTCCACGACACCGACTTCGTGCAAGTCGCCGAAGCGTTCGGCGCAGTCGGCCGGCGGGTGACCGACCCCGACGACCTCGCCGACGCCCTCGAGGACGGGAAGGCGGCGGACACTCCGCACGTCGTCGACGTCCGCATCGACCGCGAGGAGGAGATGGCCGACCAACTGGCCTCGTCGTTCTACGAGTCGGTCGGGGGGCTCCACGAGTGA
- a CDS encoding EthD family reductase yields the protein MITMVELLVRKDGYSHEEFVDRWQGDHAEIARELPGLQRYSTSVPTDPEAVEYDGVLELTFEDEAALNEAFASDVGQEVQADAAEFVDVGAGPRLIVEETVHVDETATETGR from the coding sequence ATGATCACGATGGTAGAGCTCCTCGTCCGCAAGGACGGGTACAGCCACGAGGAGTTCGTCGACCGGTGGCAGGGCGACCACGCCGAGATCGCTCGCGAACTGCCCGGCCTGCAGCGGTACAGCACGTCCGTCCCCACCGACCCCGAGGCGGTCGAGTACGACGGCGTCCTCGAACTCACTTTCGAGGACGAGGCGGCGCTGAACGAGGCGTTCGCCTCCGACGTGGGTCAGGAGGTGCAGGCGGACGCCGCGGAGTTCGTCGACGTCGGGGCCGGCCCGCGGCTGATCGTTGAGGAGACCGTCCACGTCGACGAGACCGCGACCGAGACGGGCCGATGA
- a CDS encoding VOC family protein: MAAQEAMPAMRVDHVGIAVESIDDAEPILFALGCEKIHEEGSEYGSFTWATYVLGDASRLELVAPEDGSESFLTAFLEDHGPGLHHVTLEVADLEAAVEALSDRGVSVIDRAEFDGWGEAFVSPENPTGTLFQLMEYYDGYAAEREAGKRLFVDGEPL; this comes from the coding sequence ATGGCCGCACAGGAAGCGATGCCAGCGATGCGAGTCGATCACGTCGGTATCGCGGTGGAATCGATCGATGACGCCGAGCCGATCCTGTTCGCGCTCGGGTGCGAGAAGATCCACGAGGAAGGAAGCGAGTACGGCTCGTTCACGTGGGCCACGTACGTCCTCGGCGACGCCTCGCGGCTCGAACTCGTCGCCCCCGAGGACGGCTCGGAGTCGTTTCTCACCGCCTTCCTCGAGGACCACGGCCCCGGGCTCCACCACGTCACGCTCGAGGTCGCGGACCTCGAGGCGGCCGTCGAGGCGCTGTCCGACCGCGGCGTGTCGGTCATCGACCGCGCCGAGTTCGACGGCTGGGGCGAGGCGTTCGTCTCGCCCGAGAACCCGACCGGCACGCTGTTCCAGCTGATGGAGTACTACGACGGCTACGCCGCGGAACGGGAGGCCGGGAAGCGGCTGTTCGTCGACGGCGAGCCGCTGTGA
- a CDS encoding HD domain-containing protein, which translates to MSNSDSDPDPDRDYETQIRDAFPELERIDDPDLADRVVEAWTLGLRRGGWRHVEDVPYAWNIHEVTNVEHVRGVTRIALEAAREQREFHGADPDTDTVAAACLLHDVGKCYEYTDHVDDDLVDPDPRYGGETIPHSISGYALAHEVGCPLSVQRAIPHFLGEVPDRTLEAELVKSANSASSNAITQATMGITLQEWVEEYSQTS; encoded by the coding sequence ATGTCCAACTCCGACTCCGACCCCGACCCTGACCGCGACTACGAGACCCAGATACGCGACGCGTTTCCCGAACTCGAGCGCATCGACGACCCCGACCTCGCCGACCGCGTCGTCGAGGCGTGGACGCTCGGCCTCCGACGAGGGGGCTGGCGACACGTCGAGGACGTCCCCTACGCCTGGAACATCCACGAGGTCACGAACGTCGAGCACGTCCGCGGCGTCACCCGCATCGCCCTCGAGGCCGCCCGCGAACAGCGGGAGTTCCACGGCGCGGATCCCGACACGGACACGGTCGCCGCCGCGTGCCTGCTCCACGACGTCGGGAAGTGCTACGAGTACACCGACCACGTCGACGACGACCTCGTCGACCCCGATCCGCGCTACGGCGGCGAGACGATCCCCCACTCCATCTCGGGGTACGCGCTGGCCCACGAGGTCGGCTGTCCGCTCTCCGTCCAGCGGGCGATCCCGCACTTCCTCGGGGAGGTCCCCGACCGAACCCTCGAGGCCGAACTCGTCAAGAGCGCCAACTCCGCCTCCTCGAACGCGATCACGCAGGCGACGATGGGGATCACCCTCCAGGAGTGGGTCGAGGAGTACTCCCAGACCTCGTGA
- a CDS encoding zinc ribbon domain-containing protein, which translates to MTMMTLEVASVGAYAPRYRLPADAVEEAWGRSHGAGISETAVPAADEDALTMAAEAATLALSEGDLEPAEVSRLLLATTTPPLEEGAVAARLASFLGCDETVETRTFTAGTRAGVDALATGLEGDGPTLVVASDAPRGAPDDEVEHAGGAGAAAVLLTADGGGSIRDRAERTTATPGTRFRPAGSDETTGLGIAPYDRSAFVDGVAAVADALEYDPGDADAVALQSPNGKLPYRAAGPLGVETDAIRDGTTVHDLGDTGAASPLLGFASALEAGHESVILIGYGSDGAAAVALEVGNIAVATRLEGAETLSYGEYLRTRGDITPGEPDGGGAYVSVPSWTRTLPQRHRLVAGRCRECGDLAFPPEGACPGCSAFEAYDEVTLPGTGTVEAATVIGQGGAPPEFVEQQAREGAYVSAIVALDGPAVEDGRDGSAATVSTPAQVRTVGDESVSPGDRVEATIRRIYTQEGVTRYGFKMRLLE; encoded by the coding sequence ATGACGATGATGACCCTCGAGGTCGCGAGCGTCGGCGCGTACGCCCCGCGCTACCGGCTCCCCGCCGACGCCGTCGAGGAGGCGTGGGGACGGTCCCACGGCGCGGGGATCTCCGAGACCGCGGTCCCGGCGGCCGACGAGGACGCCCTGACGATGGCCGCCGAGGCCGCGACGCTCGCCCTCTCGGAGGGTGATCTCGAGCCGGCGGAGGTCTCGCGACTGCTGCTGGCCACGACGACCCCGCCGCTCGAGGAGGGCGCGGTCGCTGCGCGGCTCGCGAGTTTCCTCGGCTGTGACGAGACCGTCGAAACGCGCACGTTCACCGCCGGCACGCGGGCCGGCGTGGACGCGCTGGCGACGGGGCTCGAGGGCGACGGGCCGACGCTGGTCGTCGCGAGCGATGCACCTCGCGGGGCGCCCGACGACGAGGTCGAACACGCGGGCGGCGCGGGCGCGGCCGCCGTTCTCCTGACCGCGGACGGCGGGGGCTCGATACGGGATCGTGCCGAACGGACGACGGCGACTCCCGGGACGCGGTTCCGACCCGCCGGATCGGACGAGACGACCGGGCTCGGGATCGCCCCCTACGACCGGTCGGCGTTCGTCGACGGGGTCGCGGCCGTCGCGGACGCCCTCGAGTACGACCCCGGAGACGCCGACGCCGTCGCGCTCCAGTCGCCGAACGGGAAGCTCCCCTACCGGGCCGCCGGCCCGCTCGGCGTCGAGACCGACGCGATCCGGGACGGAACGACCGTCCACGACCTCGGCGACACGGGCGCGGCCAGCCCCCTCCTCGGGTTCGCGAGCGCGCTCGAGGCCGGGCATGAGTCCGTCATCCTGATCGGCTACGGCAGCGACGGGGCGGCGGCGGTCGCGCTCGAGGTTGGGAACATCGCGGTCGCGACCCGCCTCGAGGGCGCGGAGACGCTGTCCTACGGGGAGTACCTGCGGACCCGCGGCGATATTACGCCGGGAGAGCCGGACGGGGGCGGCGCGTACGTCAGCGTCCCCAGCTGGACGCGGACGCTCCCCCAGCGCCACCGCCTCGTCGCGGGCCGGTGCCGGGAATGTGGCGACCTCGCGTTCCCGCCGGAGGGTGCCTGTCCCGGCTGTAGCGCGTTCGAGGCCTACGACGAGGTCACGCTGCCGGGAACGGGGACGGTCGAGGCGGCGACGGTCATCGGCCAGGGCGGCGCGCCGCCGGAGTTCGTCGAACAGCAGGCCAGGGAGGGCGCGTACGTCAGTGCGATCGTGGCACTCGATGGGCCCGCCGTCGAGGACGGCCGCGACGGGAGCGCCGCGACGGTCTCGACGCCCGCACAGGTCCGCACCGTCGGCGACGAGTCGGTCTCGCCGGGCGACCGCGTCGAGGCGACGATCCGCCGGATCTACACCCAGGAGGGCGTGACCCGGTACGGGTTCAAGATGCGGCTCCTCGAGTAG
- a CDS encoding thiolase domain-containing protein, which yields MRDVYLVGAGQSPFGAFPDRSYRDLFAEAYRAACDSVDGGLEAEDVDEAVVGTLGVGGRQLGLSGPAVTEHVGLHNVPCSRVENACAAGGFAVRNAVQAIKSGFADVVVAGGYEVMTDLSDDVTKYWLGVSGETEWERLTGTTFSGVYAQMASAYMTEYGATAEDLSRVAVKNHGNGAKNPKAHLDFECSLEDAVDAPTVADPLNLYHCCPTSDGAAVAVLASEDVVDEYTDERIRVAGVGAASERVGLAQRDRYTGISASQVAAETAYERAGVGPDDLDFAEVHDCFAIAELIAYEDLGFCEPGTAPELLREGRTDPDGDLPVNTSGGLKSKGHPIGATGTGQVVEAFDQLTGRAGDRQLEDPRPRYGLTHNVGGSGGASVVHVFEREPEGVAR from the coding sequence ATGCGAGACGTCTATCTGGTCGGTGCGGGCCAGTCCCCGTTCGGGGCCTTCCCGGACCGGAGTTACCGGGACCTGTTCGCGGAGGCGTACCGGGCCGCGTGCGACAGCGTCGACGGCGGCCTCGAGGCCGAGGACGTCGACGAGGCCGTCGTCGGCACCCTCGGCGTCGGCGGTCGCCAGCTAGGGTTGTCGGGGCCGGCCGTGACCGAACACGTCGGCCTCCACAACGTCCCCTGCTCGCGGGTAGAAAACGCCTGTGCGGCGGGCGGGTTCGCCGTCCGCAATGCCGTCCAGGCGATCAAGAGCGGTTTCGCCGACGTCGTCGTCGCCGGGGGGTACGAGGTGATGACCGACCTCTCGGACGACGTGACCAAGTACTGGCTCGGCGTCAGCGGCGAGACCGAGTGGGAACGACTGACGGGAACGACGTTCTCGGGCGTCTACGCCCAGATGGCGAGCGCCTACATGACCGAGTACGGGGCCACCGCCGAGGACCTCTCGCGGGTCGCCGTCAAGAACCACGGAAACGGCGCGAAGAACCCGAAGGCCCACCTCGACTTCGAGTGCTCGCTCGAGGACGCCGTCGACGCGCCGACCGTCGCGGACCCCCTCAATCTCTACCACTGCTGTCCGACCTCTGACGGGGCCGCGGTCGCCGTCCTCGCGAGCGAGGACGTCGTCGACGAGTACACCGACGAGCGGATCCGGGTCGCCGGCGTCGGCGCAGCCAGCGAGCGGGTCGGCCTGGCCCAGCGCGACAGGTACACCGGTATCTCGGCCTCGCAGGTCGCCGCCGAGACGGCCTACGAGCGCGCGGGCGTCGGCCCGGACGACCTCGACTTCGCGGAGGTCCACGACTGCTTCGCGATCGCGGAACTGATCGCCTACGAGGACCTGGGCTTTTGCGAGCCCGGAACCGCGCCCGAACTGCTCCGCGAGGGACGCACCGACCCGGACGGCGACCTCCCCGTCAACACCTCCGGCGGCCTCAAGTCGAAGGGCCACCCCATCGGCGCGACCGGGACGGGCCAGGTCGTCGAGGCCTTCGACCAGTTGACCGGCCGCGCCGGGGACCGACAACTCGAGGACCCCCGGCCCCGGTACGGGCTGACTCACAACGTCGGCGGCAGCGGCGGCGCGTCGGTCGTCCACGTCTTCGAGCGCGAACCCGAGGGGGTGGCACGATGA
- a CDS encoding 3-hydroxyacyl-CoA dehydrogenase family protein, translated as MHVAVLGAGTMGHGIAQVTAMADHEVVIRDVEPEFVEEGIESIEENLEGGIERDKVSREAADAALSRIEGTTHLAAAVEDADLVIEAVPEDLELKRDTLEDVEELVDDDAIIATNTSSLSVTEIASAADREGRVIGLHFFNPVHIMDLVEIVVAERTDDGTVAAAHEFVEDIDKTAVEVTDTPGFASSRLGVALGVEAMRMVEEGVADPRDIDAAMELGYNHPMGPIELGDVVGLDVRLDILEYLREELGERFRPPQVLKRKVRAGKLGKKTGEGFYVWEDGEIVGVSGDGGRGDGNE; from the coding sequence ATGCACGTCGCAGTACTGGGTGCCGGTACCATGGGTCACGGCATCGCGCAGGTGACGGCGATGGCCGACCACGAGGTCGTGATCCGGGACGTCGAACCCGAGTTCGTCGAAGAAGGGATCGAATCGATCGAGGAGAACCTCGAGGGCGGAATCGAACGCGACAAGGTCTCCCGGGAGGCTGCCGACGCGGCGCTGTCGCGGATCGAGGGGACGACCCACCTCGCGGCGGCCGTCGAGGACGCGGACCTCGTGATCGAGGCCGTGCCGGAGGACCTCGAATTGAAGCGGGACACCCTCGAGGACGTCGAGGAACTGGTCGACGACGACGCGATCATCGCGACCAACACGTCGTCGCTGTCGGTCACGGAGATCGCGAGTGCCGCCGACCGGGAGGGCCGCGTGATCGGCCTGCACTTCTTCAACCCGGTCCACATCATGGACCTGGTCGAGATCGTCGTCGCCGAACGGACGGACGACGGGACCGTCGCGGCGGCCCACGAGTTCGTCGAGGACATCGACAAGACGGCGGTCGAAGTGACCGACACGCCGGGGTTCGCCTCCTCGCGGCTGGGCGTCGCGCTGGGCGTCGAGGCGATGCGCATGGTCGAGGAGGGCGTCGCCGACCCCCGCGACATCGACGCCGCGATGGAACTGGGATACAACCACCCGATGGGGCCGATCGAACTCGGCGACGTGGTCGGCCTGGACGTCCGGTTGGACATCCTCGAGTACCTCCGCGAGGAGCTGGGCGAGCGGTTCAGGCCGCCGCAGGTCCTCAAGCGAAAGGTCCGTGCGGGCAAACTGGGGAAGAAGACCGGCGAGGGGTTCTACGTCTGGGAGGACGGCGAGATCGTCGGCGTCAGCGGCGACGGCGGGAGAGGTGACGGGAATGAGTGA
- a CDS encoding enoyl-CoA hydratase/isomerase family protein encodes MSDRVDGAEAVEAAAADCGTVRATVGDRVAGVATVTMRRPDARNALNGQLREELKTVLEAVEDSDVRVVVLTGADDAKAFVAGADVGELRERDALEQREASKRPRVYEVVDDLRQPVIARLNGHALGGGCELATACDVRIAHERAKLGQPEITLGIMPGGGGTQRLPRLVGEGQAMRLILSGDLIGAEEAREIGLVDIVCDSDEALDEEVYGLAESMAANSPVALEFAKEAVKAGSRMDLESGIEYEAELFAQLFATEDKNEGIDAFFEDREPEWQGR; translated from the coding sequence ATGAGTGATCGCGTCGACGGTGCCGAGGCCGTCGAGGCGGCCGCGGCCGACTGCGGGACGGTCCGCGCGACGGTCGGCGACCGCGTCGCCGGCGTCGCGACGGTGACGATGCGCCGTCCCGACGCGCGCAACGCGCTGAACGGGCAACTCCGCGAGGAACTGAAGACCGTGCTCGAGGCGGTCGAGGACAGCGACGTCCGGGTCGTCGTGCTGACGGGCGCGGACGATGCCAAGGCCTTCGTCGCCGGCGCGGACGTCGGCGAGTTGCGGGAGCGAGACGCCCTAGAGCAGCGCGAGGCTTCGAAACGCCCGCGGGTGTACGAGGTCGTCGACGACCTCCGCCAGCCCGTCATCGCCCGGCTCAACGGCCACGCGCTCGGCGGCGGCTGCGAACTCGCGACCGCGTGCGACGTCCGGATCGCCCACGAGCGGGCGAAACTGGGCCAGCCCGAGATCACCCTCGGGATCATGCCCGGGGGCGGCGGCACCCAGCGCCTGCCCCGCCTCGTGGGGGAAGGACAGGCGATGCGGCTGATCCTCTCGGGCGACCTGATCGGAGCCGAGGAGGCCCGCGAGATCGGCCTCGTCGATATCGTCTGCGACAGTGACGAGGCCCTCGACGAAGAAGTGTACGGACTGGCCGAATCCATGGCCGCGAACAGCCCCGTCGCCCTCGAGTTCGCGAAGGAGGCCGTGAAGGCGGGCTCGCGGATGGACCTCGAAAGCGGGATCGAGTACGAGGCCGAACTGTTCGCACAACTGTTCGCCACCGAGGACAAGAACGAGGGGATCGACGCCTTCTTCGAGGACCGGGAGCCGGAGTGGCAGGGACGATAG
- a CDS encoding PaaI family thioesterase — MDIEAFFEGMPFASLLGIEITECADGHAEGHLEMTEDLSWNEDELMAHGGVTFTLADTVGGAALVSEVEQPVPTVDMRIDYLSAGTGDLYAEGDVVRCGSDVGVVDVDVYAADDGDGGPRGDGDAVGTLVADARGVYKTG; from the coding sequence ATGGATATCGAGGCCTTCTTCGAGGGGATGCCCTTCGCGTCCCTGCTGGGAATCGAGATCACCGAGTGCGCCGACGGCCACGCCGAGGGCCACCTCGAGATGACCGAGGACCTCTCCTGGAACGAGGACGAACTGATGGCCCACGGCGGCGTCACGTTCACGCTCGCGGACACGGTCGGCGGCGCGGCGCTGGTCTCGGAGGTCGAGCAGCCGGTGCCGACGGTCGACATGCGGATCGACTACTTGAGCGCCGGGACGGGAGACCTCTACGCCGAGGGCGACGTCGTCCGCTGTGGAAGCGACGTCGGCGTCGTCGACGTGGACGTCTACGCGGCCGACGACGGTGACGGGGGGCCCCGTGGGGACGGCGACGCCGTCGGGACGCTGGTCGCGGACGCTCGCGGCGTCTACAAGACGGGCTGA